The following coding sequences are from one Musa acuminata AAA Group cultivar baxijiao chromosome BXJ1-6, Cavendish_Baxijiao_AAA, whole genome shotgun sequence window:
- the LOC135676575 gene encoding nuclear transport factor 2B-like: MDPDAVAKAFVEHYYRTFDGNRAALGGLYQDASMLTFEGDKIQGAAAIVAKLTSLPFQQCAHAISTVDCQPSGPAGGVLVFVSGSLQLAGESHTLKFSQMFHLMPTPQGSFYVLNDIFRLNYA, from the exons ATGGATCCGGACGCGGTAGCGAAGGCTTTCGTGGAGCACTACTACCGGACGTTCGATGGGAACCGGGCGGCGCTGGGGGGCCTGTACCAGGACGCCTCCATGCTCACCTTCGAAGGCGACAAGATCCAGGGCGCCGCCGCTATCGTCGCCAAGCTCACTTCCCTCCCCTTCCAGCAGTGCGCCCACGCCATCTCCACCGTCGACTGCCAGCCCTCCGGCCCTGCCGGCGGCGTCCTCGTCTTCGTCAGCGGATCCCTACAGCTCGCCGGCGAATCCCACACTCTCAAGTTCAGCCAG ATGTTTCATCTGATGCCAACACCACAAGGAAGCTTCTATGTGCTGAATGACATATTCCGTCTGAACTATGCCTAA